In one window of Burkholderia cenocepacia DNA:
- the putA gene encoding trifunctional transcriptional regulator/proline dehydrogenase/L-glutamate gamma-semialdehyde dehydrogenase — MASTTLGVKVDDLLRSRLKDAAARLERTPHWLIKQAIFAYLERIEHGQLPPELSGHSGVTELADGQAADGDDDNSPHPFLEFAQNVQPQSVLRAAITAAYRRPEPECVPFLLGQARLPANLQADVQALATKLVEALREKSSGGGVEGLIHEFSLSSQEGVALMCLAEALLRIPDRATRDALIRDKISKGDWRSHVGHAPSLFVNAATWGLMITGKLVTTNSEAGLSSALTRLIGRGGEPLIRKGVDMAMRLMGEQFVTGETISEALANSRKYEARGFRYSYDMLGEAATTEEDAQRYYASYEQAIHAIGKAAGGRGIYEGPGISIKLSALHARYSRSQQDRTMSELLPRVRALALLARRYDIGLNIDAEEADRLELSLDLLEALCFDPELAGWNGIGFVVQGYQKRCPFVIDYLIDLARRSRHRLMIRLVKGAYWDTEIKRAQVDGLEGYPVYTRKIYTDVSYLACAKKLLAAPDAVYPQFATHNAYTLAAIYQLAGQNYYPGQYEFQCLHGMGEPLYEEVTGRDKLNRPCRVYAPVGTHETLLAYLVRRLLENGANTSFVNRIADKTVSVKELVADPVDEASKIVPLGAPHAKIPLPRNLYGDERPNSMGLDLSNEHRLASLSSALLASAHHPWRAAPMLADDALADAPARDVRNPADQRDVVGTVSEATSEHVSAALAHAVAAAPIWQATPVDARADCLVRAADLLEAQMHTLMGLIVREAGKSLPNAIAEIREAVDFLRYYAAQIRGEFSNDTHRPLGPVVCISPWNFPLAIFMGQVAAALAAGNTVLAKPAEQTPLIAAQAVRLLREAGVPAGAVQLLPGTGETVGAALVADPRTRAVMFTGSTEVARLINKTLSARLDPDGKPIPLIAETGGQNAMIVDSSALAEQVVADVMQSSFDSAGQRCSALRVLCLQDDVADRTLTMLKGAMHELALGNPDRLSTDVGPVIDADAKQTIDTHVAAMKDKGHAVTQLPMPDACAHGTFVPPTLIEIGSIDELKREVFGPVLHVVRYRRSQLDKLLEQIRATGYGLTLGIHTRIDETIAHVISNAHVGNIYVNRNVIGAVVGVQPFGGEGLSGTGPKAGGALYLQRLLATRPSGLPRSLAQSLVADGATESDARGNPAAALTTLRDWLIEQREPALAARCDGYLAQVPAGATAVLSGPTGERNTYTLGPRGTVLCVAATPGGARAQFAAVLATGNRALFAGAAGEALVAALPASLKAHAAVRKQADAPFDAVLFEGDSDELQTLVKDVAQRPGPIVSVQGVSAGAFENGDAEDYALERLLTERSVSVNTAAAGGNANLMTIG; from the coding sequence ATGGCAAGCACGACTCTCGGCGTCAAAGTCGACGACCTTCTCCGCTCGCGCCTGAAAGACGCGGCGGCGCGTCTCGAGCGCACTCCCCACTGGCTGATCAAGCAGGCGATCTTCGCGTATCTCGAGCGGATCGAGCACGGCCAGCTGCCGCCCGAGCTGTCGGGCCACAGCGGCGTGACGGAGCTCGCCGACGGTCAGGCCGCGGACGGCGACGACGACAACTCGCCGCATCCGTTCCTCGAGTTCGCGCAGAACGTGCAGCCGCAATCGGTGCTGCGCGCGGCGATCACGGCCGCGTACCGCCGTCCGGAGCCGGAGTGCGTGCCGTTCCTGCTCGGCCAGGCGCGCCTGCCCGCGAACCTGCAGGCGGACGTGCAGGCGCTCGCGACGAAGCTGGTCGAGGCGCTGCGCGAGAAGAGCTCGGGCGGCGGCGTCGAAGGGCTGATCCACGAGTTCTCGCTGTCGAGCCAGGAAGGCGTCGCGCTGATGTGCCTCGCCGAAGCGCTGCTGCGCATTCCCGATCGCGCGACGCGCGATGCGCTGATCCGCGACAAGATCAGCAAGGGCGACTGGCGCTCGCACGTCGGCCACGCGCCGTCGCTGTTCGTGAACGCGGCGACCTGGGGGCTGATGATCACCGGCAAGCTCGTGACGACCAACAGCGAAGCGGGCCTGTCGTCGGCGCTCACGCGTCTGATCGGCCGCGGCGGCGAGCCGCTGATCCGCAAGGGCGTCGACATGGCGATGCGCCTGATGGGCGAGCAGTTCGTCACCGGCGAAACGATTTCCGAGGCGCTCGCGAACAGCCGCAAGTACGAAGCGCGCGGCTTCCGCTACTCGTACGACATGCTCGGCGAAGCGGCGACGACCGAAGAGGACGCGCAGCGCTACTACGCGTCGTACGAACAGGCGATCCACGCGATCGGCAAGGCGGCCGGCGGCCGCGGCATCTACGAAGGCCCGGGCATCTCGATCAAGCTGTCGGCGCTGCATGCGCGCTACTCGCGTTCGCAGCAGGACCGCACGATGAGCGAGCTGCTGCCGCGCGTGCGTGCGCTGGCGCTGCTCGCGCGCCGCTACGACATTGGCCTGAACATCGACGCGGAAGAGGCCGACCGTCTCGAACTGTCGCTCGACCTGCTCGAGGCGCTGTGCTTCGATCCGGAGCTCGCGGGCTGGAACGGCATCGGCTTCGTCGTGCAGGGCTACCAGAAGCGCTGCCCGTTCGTGATCGACTACCTGATCGATCTCGCGCGCCGCAGCCGTCACCGTCTGATGATCCGCCTCGTGAAGGGCGCGTACTGGGATACCGAGATCAAGCGGGCGCAGGTCGACGGCCTCGAAGGCTATCCGGTCTATACGCGCAAGATCTACACCGACGTGTCGTACCTCGCGTGCGCGAAGAAGCTGCTCGCGGCGCCGGACGCCGTGTACCCGCAGTTCGCGACGCACAACGCGTACACGCTGGCCGCGATCTACCAGCTCGCGGGCCAGAACTACTACCCGGGCCAGTACGAATTCCAGTGCCTGCACGGGATGGGCGAGCCGCTGTACGAGGAAGTCACGGGCCGCGACAAGCTGAATCGTCCGTGCCGCGTGTACGCACCGGTCGGCACGCACGAGACGCTGCTCGCGTACCTCGTGCGCCGTCTGCTGGAAAACGGCGCGAACACGTCGTTCGTGAACCGCATTGCGGACAAGACCGTGTCCGTGAAGGAACTGGTCGCCGATCCGGTCGACGAGGCGTCGAAGATCGTGCCGCTCGGCGCGCCGCACGCGAAGATCCCGCTGCCGCGCAACCTGTACGGCGACGAGCGTCCCAACTCGATGGGCCTCGACCTGTCGAACGAACATCGTCTCGCGTCGCTGTCGTCCGCGCTGCTCGCGAGCGCGCACCACCCGTGGCGCGCGGCGCCGATGCTCGCCGATGACGCGCTTGCCGACGCGCCGGCGCGCGACGTGCGTAACCCGGCCGACCAGCGCGACGTCGTCGGCACGGTCAGCGAAGCGACGTCCGAGCACGTGAGCGCGGCGCTCGCGCATGCAGTGGCCGCCGCGCCGATCTGGCAGGCGACGCCGGTCGACGCACGCGCCGATTGCCTGGTGCGCGCCGCTGACCTCCTCGAAGCGCAGATGCACACGCTGATGGGCCTGATCGTGCGCGAAGCCGGCAAGTCGCTGCCGAACGCGATCGCCGAAATCCGCGAAGCGGTCGACTTCCTGCGCTACTACGCGGCGCAGATCCGCGGCGAATTCTCGAACGACACGCACCGCCCGCTCGGCCCCGTGGTCTGTATCAGCCCGTGGAACTTCCCGCTCGCGATCTTCATGGGCCAGGTGGCCGCGGCGCTCGCCGCCGGCAACACGGTGCTCGCGAAGCCGGCCGAACAGACGCCGCTGATCGCCGCGCAAGCGGTGCGCCTCTTGCGCGAGGCCGGCGTGCCGGCCGGCGCGGTGCAACTGCTGCCGGGCACGGGCGAGACCGTCGGCGCGGCGCTGGTCGCCGATCCGCGCACCCGGGCGGTGATGTTCACCGGTTCGACCGAAGTCGCGCGCCTGATCAACAAGACGCTGTCCGCACGCCTCGATCCGGACGGCAAGCCGATTCCGCTGATCGCCGAAACGGGCGGCCAGAACGCGATGATCGTCGACTCGTCGGCGCTCGCGGAGCAGGTCGTCGCGGACGTGATGCAGTCGTCATTCGACTCGGCCGGTCAACGGTGTTCGGCGCTGCGCGTTCTGTGTCTGCAGGACGACGTCGCGGACCGCACGCTGACGATGCTCAAGGGCGCGATGCACGAGCTGGCGCTCGGCAACCCGGACCGGCTGTCGACCGACGTCGGCCCGGTGATCGATGCCGACGCGAAGCAGACGATCGACACGCACGTCGCGGCGATGAAGGACAAGGGCCACGCGGTCACGCAACTGCCGATGCCCGACGCGTGCGCGCACGGCACGTTCGTGCCGCCGACGCTGATCGAGATCGGCAGCATCGACGAGCTCAAGCGTGAAGTGTTCGGCCCCGTGCTGCACGTGGTGCGCTACCGCCGCAGCCAGCTCGACAAGCTGCTCGAGCAGATCCGCGCGACCGGCTACGGGCTGACACTCGGCATTCACACGCGGATCGACGAGACGATCGCGCACGTGATCTCGAATGCGCACGTGGGCAACATCTACGTGAACCGCAACGTGATCGGCGCGGTGGTCGGCGTGCAGCCGTTCGGCGGCGAAGGGCTGTCGGGCACGGGCCCGAAGGCCGGCGGCGCGCTGTACCTGCAGCGCCTGCTCGCGACGCGTCCGTCGGGCCTGCCGCGCTCGCTCGCGCAGTCGCTGGTGGCGGACGGCGCGACCGAAAGCGATGCGCGCGGCAACCCGGCGGCGGCGCTCACGACGCTGCGCGACTGGCTGATCGAGCAGCGCGAGCCGGCGCTGGCCGCGCGTTGCGACGGCTACCTCGCGCAGGTGCCGGCCGGTGCGACCGCGGTGCTGAGCGGCCCGACGGGCGAGCGAAACACGTATACACTCGGCCCGCGCGGCACGGTGCTGTGTGTCGCGGCGACGCCCGGCGGCGCGCGTGCGCAGTTCGCGGCGGTGCTGGCGACGGGCAACCGTGCGTTGTTCGCCGGCGCGGCGGGCGAGGCGCTGGTCGCCGCGCTGCCGGCGTCGCTGAAGGCGCACGCGGCCGTGCGCAAGCAGGCCGACGCGCCGTTCGACGCGGTGCTGTTCGAAGGCGACAGCGACGAACTGCAGACGCTCGTGAAGGACGTCGCGCAGCGGCCGGGCCCGATCGTGTCGGTGCAGGGCGTGTCGGCGGGCGCGTTCGAGAACGGCGATGCGGAAGACTACGCGCTCGAGCGGCTCTTGACGGAACGCTCGGTGAGCGTGAACACGGCCGCGGCGGGCGGCAATGCGAATTTGATGACGATCGGCTGA
- a CDS encoding branched-chain amino acid ABC transporter substrate-binding protein, giving the protein MQHTMKKVAGATFVAVMSLAGTAHADDVKIGYAGPMTGAQAHYGKDMQNGIVLALEDFNATNPKIGGKAVKFVLDTQDDQADPRTGTTVAQKLVDDGIKGMLGHFNSGTTIPASRIYANAGIPEIAMATAPEYTQQGYKTTFRMMTSDTQQGSVAGTFASKDLGMKKIAIVDDRTAYGQGLADQFEKAAKAGGATIVDREFTNDKAVDFKAILTKLKAAKPDLVYYGGADSQAAPMVKQMKTLGITAPLMSGEMVKTPTFLKIAGNAAEGTIASLAGLPLEEMPGGKAYADKYKKRFGEDVQTYSPYAYDGAMAMLNAMKKADSTDPAKYLPVLAKTDMAGVTSTHVAYDAKGDLKNGGITMYKVEKGDWKPLKSIGGK; this is encoded by the coding sequence ATGCAACACACGATGAAAAAGGTGGCAGGCGCGACGTTCGTCGCGGTCATGTCGCTGGCGGGGACGGCTCATGCGGATGACGTGAAGATTGGTTACGCAGGGCCGATGACGGGCGCGCAGGCGCACTACGGCAAGGATATGCAGAACGGGATCGTGCTCGCGCTGGAAGACTTCAACGCGACGAACCCGAAGATCGGCGGCAAGGCCGTGAAGTTCGTGCTCGACACGCAGGACGACCAGGCTGACCCGCGCACGGGTACGACGGTCGCCCAGAAGCTGGTCGACGACGGCATCAAGGGCATGCTCGGCCACTTCAACTCGGGCACGACGATTCCGGCTTCGCGCATCTACGCGAACGCGGGCATTCCGGAAATCGCGATGGCGACGGCACCGGAATACACGCAGCAGGGTTACAAGACGACCTTCCGCATGATGACGTCCGACACGCAGCAGGGCTCGGTGGCCGGCACGTTCGCGTCGAAGGATCTCGGCATGAAGAAGATCGCGATCGTCGACGACCGCACGGCCTACGGCCAGGGTCTCGCCGACCAGTTCGAGAAGGCCGCGAAGGCCGGCGGCGCGACGATCGTCGACCGCGAATTCACGAACGACAAGGCCGTCGACTTCAAGGCGATTCTCACGAAGCTGAAGGCAGCGAAGCCGGACCTCGTCTACTACGGCGGCGCGGATTCGCAGGCAGCGCCGATGGTCAAGCAGATGAAGACGCTCGGCATCACCGCCCCGCTGATGAGCGGCGAAATGGTGAAGACGCCGACGTTCCTGAAGATCGCGGGCAACGCGGCCGAAGGCACGATCGCGTCGCTGGCCGGCCTGCCGCTGGAAGAAATGCCGGGCGGCAAGGCTTACGCCGACAAGTACAAGAAGCGTTTCGGCGAAGACGTGCAGACGTACTCGCCGTACGCGTACGACGGCGCGATGGCGATGCTGAACGCGATGAAGAAGGCCGATTCGACCGATCCGGCGAAGTACCTGCCGGTGCTCGCGAAGACCGACATGGCTGGTGTGACGTCGACGCACGTCGCGTACGACGCGAAGGGCGACCTGAAGAACGGCGGCATCACGATGTACAAGGTCGAGAAGGGCGACTGGAAGCCGCTGAAGAGCATCGGCGGCAAGTAA
- a CDS encoding M35 family metallo-endopeptidase yields MSGFSGNKYNFEVQENEELVLVHSGAVTNTNPGSMVYISINTMPICPNMSNKAFRSLIMRLRDTAVILIEERISDLARWDKITRDRVQFWFGRSDEAIRQKLSFGLPRLAAAMCELQPEKIIRWDEQSQRQLTCSVVPDTGTNDAAVCKPDSARRIIAIYPHFCTVEDVYVAGNCKLKILIHECSHYIDTFDADDVNYGFARGIGYWAQANPEGAHRNADSIACYIAHFDDISEFLRKNIW; encoded by the coding sequence ATGAGCGGTTTTTCGGGAAATAAATACAACTTCGAAGTTCAGGAAAACGAAGAATTGGTCCTCGTCCATTCGGGGGCCGTCACCAATACCAATCCGGGGTCCATGGTCTATATATCAATCAACACGATGCCAATTTGCCCCAACATGAGTAACAAGGCATTCAGATCCCTAATAATGCGACTACGGGACACCGCGGTGATATTAATTGAGGAGCGCATATCGGATCTGGCGCGATGGGATAAAATTACCCGAGATAGAGTGCAATTCTGGTTTGGCCGAAGCGACGAAGCGATACGTCAAAAACTAAGTTTCGGCCTCCCCAGGCTCGCTGCGGCTATGTGCGAACTACAGCCCGAGAAGATCATCAGATGGGACGAACAAAGCCAGCGGCAACTTACATGCTCAGTGGTCCCTGATACTGGCACAAATGACGCGGCTGTATGCAAGCCCGATTCGGCACGTCGAATAATCGCGATCTACCCGCATTTCTGCACTGTCGAGGATGTTTACGTTGCTGGAAACTGCAAATTGAAAATTCTCATTCACGAATGTTCCCATTACATTGACACATTCGATGCGGACGACGTCAACTATGGGTTTGCTCGAGGGATCGGGTATTGGGCACAAGCCAATCCAGAAGGTGCACATAGAAATGCAGACAGCATTGCATGCTACATCGCGCACTTTGATGACATAAGTGAATTCTTAAGAAAGAATATTTGGTGA
- a CDS encoding PAAR domain-containing protein, translated as MKNQLEAPAHLFATVGALTERGGRVTTATSGLTLAGLEVACVGDVVTYNDGSEAAIIDGAGNNHSGGKPFALVGSRLSNGDRITETLRTSCGIHVRDGQSVAGLFDPTYVPPPAPPAYRLAVCGATTARGGALREPSGTREVAPHLGKAATVGDLIHYPDGSTARVTSGLGLTDAPDFAPLAFVGSQLDNGDTITDSPERQGVASSVVFSVVTRSPMPR; from the coding sequence ATGAAAAACCAACTCGAAGCACCGGCCCATCTTTTTGCCACCGTTGGCGCACTCACGGAACGCGGTGGACGCGTCACCACCGCAACCAGCGGCCTGACCTTGGCGGGATTGGAAGTCGCCTGCGTCGGCGACGTAGTGACTTATAACGACGGCAGCGAGGCCGCGATAATCGACGGCGCGGGAAACAACCATAGCGGCGGCAAGCCGTTCGCGTTGGTCGGCAGCCGGTTGAGCAACGGTGATCGCATTACCGAAACGCTGCGCACCTCATGCGGCATTCATGTGCGAGACGGGCAAAGCGTTGCGGGCCTGTTCGATCCGACCTATGTGCCGCCGCCCGCGCCGCCCGCCTACAGATTGGCGGTATGTGGCGCGACAACAGCGCGCGGCGGTGCATTGCGCGAGCCGTCCGGCACGCGGGAAGTGGCGCCGCACTTGGGCAAGGCTGCCACGGTGGGCGACCTAATCCACTATCCGGACGGTTCAACCGCGCGCGTTACGAGCGGCCTGGGTTTGACCGACGCGCCCGACTTCGCGCCGCTCGCATTCGTGGGCAGCCAACTCGATAACGGCGACACGATCACCGATAGTCCCGAGCGACAAGGCGTAGCGTCGTCCGTCGTATTTAGCGTCGTCACCCGCTCGCCCATGCCCCGCTGA
- a CDS encoding acyl-CoA dehydrogenase family protein, with protein sequence MTDSTHAVTNQFDELVDYNLFATDLALRDALARAGADWAVPQLDAYGARLGSADTAQLADEANQHTPELHAFDRRGRRIDRVDFHPAWHTLLGQYRHEGFVSLAFRDARRGRWAATAAGFYLHGQIEAGTLCPATMTQAAIPVLQKEPALWDLLRDKLYSDDYDPRDVPVADKRSIWFGMGMTEKQGGSDVRANTTLATPVGAGGRGGEYRLRGHKWFFSAPMCDAHLVVARTEAGSPSCFYVPRWRPDGTKNAVEIQRLKNKVGNRSNSSSEIELNDAWGIMLGDEGRGIPTIIEMATTTRLNCVLGSAAMLRQGVVQAIAYTRQRHAFGRALAEQPLMRTVLADLALESEAALSLAMRLADAFERDDSPRERAWKRIVTPAAKFWVCKRAVELTGEVMEVFGGNGYVDDGPIARLFREAPVNSIWEGSGNVMCLDVLRAVSREPDAAAALFDELADLGAGEPRIRAARDGLRAMLAAPADTLEASGRVFAQRLAVVAQACLLRRDAPAAVADAFVATRLGAPDWGRIAGGFDPHAIDVAALLQRAYPA encoded by the coding sequence ATGACCGACTCGACTCACGCCGTCACGAACCAGTTCGACGAACTCGTCGACTATAACCTCTTCGCGACGGATCTCGCGCTGCGCGACGCGCTCGCCCGGGCGGGTGCCGACTGGGCCGTGCCGCAGCTCGACGCGTACGGCGCGCGGCTCGGCAGCGCCGACACCGCGCAACTCGCCGACGAAGCGAACCAGCACACGCCGGAACTGCACGCGTTCGACCGGCGCGGCCGGCGCATCGACCGCGTCGACTTCCATCCCGCCTGGCACACGCTGCTCGGCCAGTATCGTCACGAAGGCTTCGTGTCGCTCGCGTTCCGCGATGCGCGCCGCGGCCGCTGGGCCGCGACGGCCGCCGGCTTCTACCTGCATGGCCAGATCGAGGCCGGCACGCTGTGCCCGGCCACGATGACGCAGGCCGCGATCCCCGTGCTGCAGAAGGAGCCGGCGCTGTGGGACCTGCTGCGCGACAAGCTCTACAGCGACGACTACGATCCGCGCGACGTGCCGGTCGCCGACAAGCGCTCGATCTGGTTCGGCATGGGCATGACCGAGAAACAGGGCGGCTCCGACGTGCGTGCGAACACGACGCTCGCCACGCCGGTCGGCGCGGGCGGGCGCGGCGGCGAATACCGGCTGCGCGGCCACAAGTGGTTCTTCTCCGCGCCGATGTGCGACGCGCACCTGGTCGTCGCGCGCACCGAGGCCGGCAGCCCGTCGTGCTTCTACGTGCCGCGCTGGCGGCCAGACGGCACGAAGAACGCGGTCGAGATCCAGCGGCTGAAGAACAAGGTCGGCAACCGCAGCAACTCGAGCAGCGAGATCGAGCTGAACGACGCGTGGGGCATCATGCTCGGCGACGAAGGCCGCGGCATTCCGACCATCATCGAGATGGCCACCACCACGCGGCTGAACTGCGTGCTCGGCAGCGCGGCGATGCTGCGCCAGGGCGTCGTGCAGGCGATCGCGTACACGCGTCAGCGCCATGCGTTCGGTCGCGCGCTCGCCGAGCAGCCGCTGATGCGCACCGTGCTCGCCGATCTCGCGCTGGAGAGCGAAGCCGCGCTCTCGCTCGCGATGCGGCTCGCCGATGCGTTCGAGCGCGACGACTCGCCGCGCGAACGCGCGTGGAAACGGATCGTCACGCCCGCCGCGAAATTCTGGGTCTGCAAGCGCGCGGTCGAGCTGACCGGCGAGGTAATGGAAGTGTTCGGCGGCAACGGTTACGTCGACGACGGCCCGATCGCGCGCCTGTTCCGCGAGGCGCCCGTCAACTCGATCTGGGAAGGCTCGGGCAACGTGATGTGCCTCGACGTGCTGCGTGCCGTATCGCGCGAGCCCGACGCGGCCGCCGCGCTGTTCGACGAACTGGCCGACCTCGGCGCGGGCGAACCGCGCATTCGTGCCGCGCGCGACGGATTGCGCGCGATGCTCGCCGCCCCGGCCGACACGCTCGAAGCGTCGGGCCGCGTGTTCGCGCAGCGGCTCGCGGTCGTCGCGCAGGCGTGCCTGCTGCGCCGCGATGCGCCGGCGGCCGTCGCCGACGCGTTCGTCGCGACGCGGCTCGGCGCGCCCGACTGGGGCCGCATCGCGGGCGGCTTCGATCCGCACGCGATCGACGTCGCCGCGCTGCTGCAGCGCGCGTACCCGGCCTGA
- a CDS encoding TetR/AcrR family transcriptional regulator, whose translation MPPRHVQVPAPPGSPAAQPAPALRRRPRQSRAQASSDALQQAFVQLLLERGYAKATIREIAAVAGVSIGTFYEYFGDKQSLAALCIHRRVLALADRLRDTVQRLRGAPRADLAVALVDLQVDTIAADAALWGALFALERQVSPLAAYRRHYDAYVALWRDALGHAADPPAAARLDGLARMAHTICYGGLSQALLTLGPALDFAAQRRELRAVLLAYLAAADA comes from the coding sequence ATGCCGCCGCGACATGTTCAGGTTCCGGCGCCGCCCGGCTCGCCGGCGGCGCAACCCGCGCCCGCATTGCGCCGCCGGCCGCGCCAGTCGCGCGCGCAGGCGAGCTCCGACGCGCTGCAACAGGCGTTCGTTCAGCTTTTGCTCGAACGCGGCTACGCGAAGGCGACGATCCGCGAGATCGCGGCCGTCGCGGGCGTCAGCATCGGCACCTTCTACGAGTATTTCGGCGACAAGCAGAGCCTCGCGGCGCTCTGCATCCACCGCCGCGTGCTGGCGCTGGCCGACCGGCTGCGCGACACGGTGCAGCGGCTGCGCGGCGCGCCCCGGGCCGACCTCGCCGTCGCGCTGGTCGACCTCCAGGTCGATACGATCGCCGCCGACGCGGCGCTGTGGGGCGCGCTGTTCGCGCTGGAGCGGCAGGTGTCGCCGCTCGCCGCCTATCGTCGGCATTACGACGCCTATGTCGCGCTGTGGCGCGACGCGCTGGGCCACGCGGCCGATCCGCCTGCGGCCGCGCGGCTCGACGGGCTCGCGCGGATGGCCCACACGATCTGCTACGGCGGCCTGTCGCAGGCGCTGCTGACGCTCGGGCCGGCGCTCGATTTTGCCGCGCAGCGCCGTGAACTGCGGGCCGTGCTGCTCGCGTACCTCGCGGCAGCGGACGCGTAG
- a CDS encoding pyridoxal phosphate-dependent aminotransferase, translating to MRSATAPRSKLPDVGTTIFTVIGQLAAQHDALNLSQGAPNFAPDPALVEGVARAMRDGHNQYAPMAGVIALRERLAEKTEALYGARYDPATEITVIASASEGLYAAISALVHPGDEVIYFEPSFDSYAPIVRLQGATPVAIKLSPEHFRVNWDEVAAAITPRTRMIIVNTPHNPTATVFSADDLERLAQLTRDTGIVVLSDEVYEHVVFDGAQHQSVARHRELAERSVIVSSFGKSFHVTGWRVGHCLAPAELTDEIRKVHQFMVFSADTPMQVAFAEILARPDSYLGLSAFYQAKRDLLARELADSRFELLPSEGSFFMLARFRHFSDESDSDFVLRLIRDARVATIPLSAFYTDGTDAGVIRLSFSKDDATLVEGARRLRSL from the coding sequence ATGCGAAGCGCCACCGCGCCCCGTTCGAAACTGCCCGACGTCGGGACGACGATCTTCACGGTGATCGGCCAACTGGCTGCTCAACACGACGCGTTGAACCTGTCGCAGGGCGCGCCCAATTTCGCGCCCGATCCGGCGCTCGTCGAAGGCGTCGCGCGTGCGATGCGCGACGGTCACAACCAGTACGCGCCGATGGCCGGCGTGATCGCGCTGCGCGAGCGGCTCGCCGAGAAGACCGAGGCGCTGTACGGCGCGCGCTACGACCCGGCGACCGAAATCACGGTGATCGCGAGCGCGAGCGAAGGGCTCTATGCGGCGATCAGCGCGCTCGTGCATCCGGGCGACGAGGTGATCTATTTCGAGCCGTCGTTCGACAGCTATGCGCCGATCGTGCGGCTGCAGGGCGCGACGCCGGTCGCGATCAAGCTGTCGCCCGAGCATTTCCGCGTGAACTGGGACGAGGTGGCCGCGGCCATCACGCCGCGCACGCGGATGATCATCGTCAACACGCCGCACAACCCGACCGCGACGGTGTTCTCCGCCGACGATCTCGAACGCCTCGCGCAGCTTACGCGCGACACGGGCATCGTGGTGCTGTCCGACGAAGTCTACGAGCACGTCGTGTTCGACGGCGCGCAGCACCAGAGCGTCGCGCGCCATCGCGAGCTGGCCGAGCGCAGCGTGATCGTGTCGTCGTTCGGCAAGTCGTTCCACGTGACCGGCTGGCGCGTCGGCCATTGCCTCGCACCGGCCGAACTGACGGACGAGATCCGCAAGGTGCACCAGTTCATGGTGTTCTCGGCCGATACGCCGATGCAGGTCGCGTTCGCGGAGATCCTCGCGCGGCCGGACAGCTATCTCGGCCTGTCGGCGTTCTACCAGGCCAAGCGCGACCTGCTCGCGCGCGAACTGGCCGATTCGCGTTTCGAGCTGCTGCCGAGCGAAGGCTCGTTCTTCATGCTCGCGCGCTTTCGCCACTTCTCGGACGAAAGCGACAGCGATTTCGTGCTGCGCCTGATCCGCGACGCGCGTGTCGCGACGATTCCGCTGTCGGCGTTCTATACCGACGGCACCGACGCCGGCGTGATCCGGCTCAGTTTTTCGAAGGACGACGCGACGCTGGTCGAAGGCGCGCGGCGGCTGCGTTCGCTGTAG
- a CDS encoding ABC transporter substrate-binding protein yields the protein MKHTATLKLAFALACAIGSGAALADAPTLRFGLEAQYPPFESKAPNGDLQGFDIDVGNAVCQTAKLSCKWVETSFDGLIPALKGRKFDAINSAMNATEQRRQAIDFTTIIYRVPTQLIARTGSGLLPTPESLKGKRVGVLQASIQETFAKAHWEPAGVAIVAYQDQNQAYADLVAGRLDATLVLAPSGQRGFLSRPDGKGFSFVGQPVHDDKILGSGIAFGLRKGDDALKAKLDAAIDKLKADGTVKSLGLKYFGDIDISTK from the coding sequence ATGAAACACACGGCTACCTTGAAACTCGCGTTCGCACTCGCGTGCGCCATCGGCTCCGGCGCGGCGCTCGCCGATGCGCCGACGCTGCGCTTCGGCCTCGAAGCGCAATACCCGCCGTTCGAATCGAAGGCGCCGAACGGCGACCTGCAGGGCTTCGACATCGACGTCGGCAATGCCGTCTGCCAGACGGCGAAGCTGTCGTGCAAATGGGTCGAGACGTCGTTCGACGGGCTGATTCCGGCGCTGAAGGGCCGCAAGTTCGACGCGATCAACTCGGCGATGAACGCGACCGAGCAACGGCGCCAGGCAATCGACTTCACGACGATCATCTATCGCGTGCCGACCCAGCTGATCGCGCGCACCGGCAGCGGGCTGCTGCCGACGCCCGAATCGCTGAAGGGCAAGCGCGTGGGCGTGCTGCAGGCGTCGATCCAGGAAACCTTCGCGAAGGCGCACTGGGAGCCGGCCGGCGTCGCGATCGTCGCGTACCAGGACCAGAACCAGGCGTATGCGGATCTGGTCGCGGGCCGCCTCGACGCGACGCTCGTGCTCGCGCCGTCGGGCCAGCGCGGCTTCCTGTCGCGCCCGGACGGCAAGGGCTTTTCGTTCGTCGGCCAGCCGGTGCACGACGACAAGATCCTCGGCAGCGGCATCGCGTTCGGCCTGCGCAAGGGCGACGACGCGCTGAAGGCAAAGCTCGACGCGGCGATCGACAAGCTGAAGGCAGACGGCACGGTGAAGTCGCTCGGCCTGAAGTATTTCGGCGATATCGACATCTCGACGAAGTAA